A part of Antechinus flavipes isolate AdamAnt ecotype Samford, QLD, Australia chromosome 6, AdamAnt_v2, whole genome shotgun sequence genomic DNA contains:
- the LOC127541875 gene encoding interferon-induced transmembrane protein 1-like: MNTNQAVPLGQLNRAFSPPPCELLSEEPGLRPPGQDPASTIINVHSFEPPPKDFFVWSVFNTLYMNFCCLGFMALVFSVKARDRKLVGDLHAAQSYGSTAKCLNICALTFSLLLVLVTVVTVSVLMSV; encoded by the exons ATGAACACGAACCAGGCAGTCCCTTTGGGGCAACTCAACCGagctttttctccccctccctgtGAGCTTCTCTCGGAAGAGCCAGGACTGAGGCCTCCGGGGCAGGACCCAGCCTCCACCATCATCAACGTCCACTCCTTTGAGCCTCCCCCGAAAGATTTCTTTGTCTGGTCTGTGTTCAACACGTTGTACATGAACTTCTGCTGCCTGGGTTTCATGGCCCTGGTGTTTTCCGTAAAG GCCAGGGACCGGAAGTTGGTGGGTGACCTGCATGCGGCCCAGAGCTACGGCTCCACAGCCAAGTGTCTCAACATCTGCGCTCTGACCTTCTCACTTCTGCTGGTCCTCGTCACCGTGGTGACCGTTAGCGTCCTCATGTCAGTCTGA
- the LOC127541872 gene encoding interferon-induced transmembrane protein 1-like, whose translation MNCNQAVPRGQLSQTFPPRNYELLSEESGLRPPGQDPASTIINVHSYEPPPKDFLVWSVFNTLYMNFCCLGFMALVFSVKARDRKLVGDLNAAQSYGSTAKCLNICALTFSLLLIALVIILAATGVIIVRRAAMSQDNNPYFPDLFSGN comes from the exons ATGAACTGCAACCAGGCAGTCCCCCGGGGGCAACTCAGCCAAACTTTTCCTCCCCGCAACTATGAGCTTCTCTCGGAGGAGTCAGGACTGAGGCCTCCGGGGCAGGACCCAGCCTCCACCATCATCAACGTCCACTCCTATGAGCCTCCCCCGAAAGATTTCTTGGTCTGGTCCGTGTTCAACACGTTGTACATGAACTTCTGCTGCCTGGGTTTCATGGCCCTGGTGTTTTCCGTAAAG GCCAGGGACCGGAAGTTGGTGGGTGACCTGAATGCAGCCCAGAGCTACGGCTCCACAGCCAAGTGTCTCAACATCTGCGCTCTGACCTTCTCGCTTCTGCTGATCGCTCTGGTTATCATTCTGGCGGCCACCGGTGTCATCATCGTCAGGCGGGCGGCAATGAGCCAAGACAATAACCCTTACTTTCCCGATTTATTTTCGGGCAACTAA